From a region of the Mycobacterium intracellulare ATCC 13950 genome:
- the nuoH gene encoding NADH-quinone oxidoreductase subunit NuoH produces the protein MTVFGHDTWWLVLGKALAIFVFLMLNVLVAILLERKILGWMQRRPGPNRAGPWGVLQSLADGIKLALKETITPGGVDKFVYFAAPVISTIPAFTAFAFIPFGPVVSVFGHRTPLQLTDLPVAVLFILGLSAIGVYGIVLGGWASGSTYPLLGGVRSTAQVISYEVAMGLSFAAVFLYAGSMSTSQIVAAQDRVWYVFLLLPSFVIYLISMVGETNRAPFDLPEAEGELVAGFHTEYSSLKFAMFMLAEYVNMMTVSSLATALFFGGWHAPWPLNMWAGANTGWWPVLWFTAKMWTFLFIYFWLRASLPRLRYDQFMGLGWKLLIPASLVWVLIAAVVRTLRNQGYQHWTPVLVVSSIVFATVLVMLLRKPFSAPGIRALERQLRRQAKKLPAASISTPVFPTPPLPAKEMKSLAAASKEEARG, from the coding sequence TTGACGGTCTTCGGGCACGACACCTGGTGGCTGGTGCTCGGCAAGGCGCTGGCCATCTTCGTGTTCCTCATGCTCAACGTCCTCGTCGCGATCCTGCTCGAACGCAAGATCCTCGGCTGGATGCAGCGCAGGCCCGGACCGAACCGGGCGGGACCCTGGGGCGTCCTGCAGAGCCTGGCCGACGGAATCAAGTTGGCGCTCAAGGAAACGATCACGCCCGGTGGTGTCGACAAGTTCGTCTACTTCGCGGCGCCGGTCATCTCCACGATCCCGGCGTTCACCGCCTTCGCGTTCATCCCGTTCGGCCCGGTGGTGTCGGTGTTCGGCCACCGGACGCCGCTGCAACTGACCGACCTCCCCGTCGCGGTGCTGTTCATTCTGGGGCTGTCGGCCATCGGGGTGTACGGAATCGTGTTGGGCGGCTGGGCATCCGGGTCCACCTATCCACTGCTGGGCGGGGTGCGCTCCACCGCCCAGGTCATCTCCTACGAGGTGGCGATGGGACTGTCGTTCGCGGCGGTGTTCCTCTACGCCGGCTCCATGTCGACGTCACAGATCGTCGCCGCACAGGACCGGGTCTGGTACGTGTTCCTGCTGCTGCCGTCGTTCGTGATCTACCTGATCTCGATGGTCGGCGAAACCAACCGGGCGCCCTTCGATTTGCCCGAGGCCGAGGGTGAACTGGTCGCGGGATTCCACACCGAGTACTCGTCGCTGAAGTTCGCGATGTTCATGCTGGCCGAGTACGTCAACATGATGACGGTGTCCTCGCTCGCCACCGCCTTGTTCTTCGGCGGCTGGCATGCGCCGTGGCCGCTGAACATGTGGGCCGGCGCCAACACCGGGTGGTGGCCGGTGCTGTGGTTCACCGCCAAGATGTGGACCTTCTTGTTCATCTACTTCTGGCTGCGGGCCTCGCTGCCCCGGCTGCGCTACGACCAGTTCATGGGCCTGGGCTGGAAGCTTTTGATCCCGGCCTCGCTGGTCTGGGTGCTGATCGCGGCGGTGGTCCGCACACTGCGCAACCAGGGGTATCAGCACTGGACCCCGGTACTCGTGGTGAGCAGCATCGTGTTCGCCACGGTCCTGGTGATGTTGCTGCGAAAACCGTTCAGCGCGCCGGGGATTCGCGCGCTGGAGCGCCAGCTGCGGCGTCAGGCGAAGAAGCTGCCGGCCGCATCGATCTCCACACCGGTATTCCCGACACCGCCGCTGCCGGCGAAAGAGATGAAGTCGCTGGCGGCGGCGAGCAAGGAGGAAGCACGTGGCTAA
- the nuoI gene encoding NADH-quinone oxidoreductase subunit NuoI, producing the protein MFKKRVTEEYPEKPGPVMPRYHGRHQLNRYPDGLEKCIGCELCAWACPADAIYVEGADNTEELRYSPGERYGRVYQINYLRCIGCGLCIEACPTRALTMTNDYEMADDNRADLIYEKDRLLAPLLQDMLAPPHPRAEGATDKDYYLGNVTAHGLRDNQHAGDSR; encoded by the coding sequence ATGTTCAAAAAGCGCGTGACCGAGGAGTATCCGGAAAAGCCGGGCCCGGTCATGCCCCGCTATCACGGGCGTCACCAGCTGAACCGCTACCCCGACGGCCTGGAGAAGTGCATCGGCTGCGAACTGTGCGCGTGGGCGTGCCCAGCCGACGCGATCTACGTCGAGGGTGCCGACAACACCGAGGAACTCAGGTACTCCCCCGGGGAACGCTACGGCCGGGTGTATCAGATCAACTATCTACGCTGCATCGGCTGCGGCCTGTGCATCGAAGCCTGCCCGACCCGGGCGCTGACGATGACCAACGACTACGAGATGGCCGACGACAATCGCGCCGACCTCATCTACGAGAAGGACCGGCTGCTGGCTCCGCTGCTGCAAGACATGCTCGCGCCGCCGCATCCCAGGGCCGAGGGCGCCACCGACAAGGACTACTACCTGGGCAACGTGACCGCACACGGGCTGCGGGACAACCAGCACGCCGGAGACTCCCGGTGA
- a CDS encoding NADH-quinone oxidoreductase subunit J has protein sequence MASSFAHDTIARTSTGEAVTFWVLGALAVIGALGVVLAVNAVYSAMFLAMTMIILAVFYMIQDALFLGVVQVVVYTGAVMMLFLFVLMLIGVDSAESLRETLRGQRVAAVAAGVGFGILLIAAIGDVATGGFAGLTTANAAGNVEGLAALIFSRYLWAFELTSALLITAAVGAMVLAHRERFERRKTQRELSQERFQPGGHPTPLPGPGVYARHNAVDVAALLPDGSYSKLSVSPMLQSRGADGKKTQSPEASSSLSQGGLS, from the coding sequence ATGGCCTCCAGTTTCGCCCACGACACCATCGCTCGAACCTCCACCGGCGAAGCGGTGACGTTCTGGGTGCTGGGGGCGCTGGCGGTGATCGGTGCGCTCGGGGTGGTGTTGGCGGTCAACGCCGTCTACTCGGCGATGTTTTTGGCCATGACGATGATCATCCTGGCGGTGTTCTACATGATCCAGGACGCGTTGTTCTTGGGCGTCGTTCAGGTCGTCGTCTACACCGGCGCGGTCATGATGCTGTTCCTGTTCGTGCTCATGCTCATCGGCGTGGACTCCGCCGAATCGCTGCGGGAGACGCTGCGGGGCCAGCGCGTCGCCGCGGTGGCCGCCGGTGTCGGATTCGGCATCCTGCTCATCGCCGCCATCGGCGACGTGGCCACGGGCGGCTTCGCCGGGCTGACCACCGCGAACGCCGCCGGGAACGTGGAAGGGCTGGCGGCGCTGATCTTTTCGCGCTACCTGTGGGCATTCGAACTCACCAGCGCATTGCTGATCACCGCGGCCGTCGGGGCCATGGTGCTGGCGCATCGCGAGCGTTTCGAACGCCGCAAGACGCAACGCGAGCTCTCCCAGGAACGATTCCAGCCCGGCGGGCACCCCACCCCGCTGCCCGGCCCCGGCGTGTACGCCCGCCACAACGCCGTCGACGTGGCCGCGCTGCTGCCGGACGGCTCGTACTCGAAGCTGTCGGTGTCGCCGATGCTGCAAAGCCGCGGCGCCGACGGCAAGAAGACCCAGTCCCCCGAGGCAAGCTCGAGTCTGTCACAAGGCGGTCTGTCGTGA
- the nuoK gene encoding NADH-quinone oxidoreductase subunit NuoK: MNPANYLYLSALLFTIGAAGVLLRRNAIVMFMCVELMLNAVNLAFVTFARMHGHLDGQMIAFFTMVVAACEVVIGLAIIMTIFRARKSASVDDANLLKG; encoded by the coding sequence GTGAATCCCGCTAATTACCTGTACCTTTCGGCGCTGCTGTTCACCATCGGCGCCGCCGGTGTGTTGCTGCGCCGCAACGCCATCGTGATGTTCATGTGCGTCGAGCTCATGCTCAACGCCGTCAACCTCGCGTTCGTCACGTTCGCGCGGATGCACGGCCACCTGGACGGACAGATGATCGCGTTCTTCACGATGGTGGTGGCCGCCTGCGAGGTGGTCATCGGCCTGGCCATCATCATGACCATTTTCCGTGCCCGCAAATCGGCGTCCGTCGACGACGCGAACCTACTCAAAGGCTGA
- the nuoL gene encoding NADH-quinone oxidoreductase subunit L: protein MTNLIGTQYSWLLVALPLAGATILLFGGRRTDRWGHWLGCATALAAFALGLSLLGELLGRPADDRVIHQKVFSWIPVGQLQVDLGLQIDQLSVCFVLLISGVGSLIHIYSVAYMAEDPDRRRFFGYLNLFLASMLLLVVADNYVVLYVGWEGVGLASYLLIGFWYHKPTAATAAKKAFVMNRVGDAGLALGMFLMFSTFGTLSYAGVFAGAPAAGRGALTAMGLLLLLGACAKSAQVPLQAWLGDAMEGPTPVSALIHAATMVTAGVYLIVRSNPLYNLSPDAQLAVVVVGAVTLLLGAFIGCAKDDIKRALAASTMSQIGYMVLAAGLGPAGYAFAIMHLLTHGFFKAGLFLGSGAVIHAMDEEQDMRRYGGLRAALPITFATFGLGYLAIIGVPPFAGYFSKDAIIEAALAAGGVRGYVLGGAALLGAGVTAFYMTRVMLMTFFGKKRWAPGAHPHEAPGLMTWPMILLAIGSVFSGGLLAVGGTLARWLEPVVGKHEEVTHAFPVWVSSALALGVVAIGIAVAYRLYATADIPRVAPLSVSALTTAVRKDFYGDALNEEVFMRPGAQLTHALVEVDNAGVDGSVNALAALVSQTSNRLRGLQTGFARNYALSMLTGAVLVVALILAVKLW from the coding sequence GTGACGAATCTTATTGGGACTCAATACAGCTGGCTGCTGGTCGCGCTGCCGTTAGCGGGTGCCACCATCCTGCTGTTCGGCGGGCGGCGCACCGACCGCTGGGGGCATTGGCTGGGCTGCGCCACCGCGCTGGCGGCATTCGCCCTGGGCCTGAGCCTGCTGGGCGAGTTGCTCGGCCGCCCCGCCGACGACCGCGTCATCCACCAAAAGGTGTTCAGCTGGATTCCGGTCGGCCAGCTCCAGGTCGACCTCGGGCTCCAGATCGACCAGCTGTCGGTGTGTTTCGTGTTGCTGATCTCCGGGGTCGGCTCGCTGATCCACATCTATTCGGTCGCCTACATGGCCGAAGACCCCGATCGCCGGCGCTTTTTCGGCTACCTCAACTTGTTCCTTGCCTCGATGCTGCTGCTCGTGGTCGCCGACAACTACGTGGTGCTCTACGTCGGCTGGGAAGGGGTGGGCCTGGCGTCCTACCTGCTGATCGGGTTCTGGTACCACAAGCCGACCGCCGCCACCGCCGCCAAGAAGGCTTTCGTGATGAACCGGGTCGGCGACGCGGGGCTGGCGCTCGGAATGTTCTTGATGTTCAGCACTTTCGGCACGCTGTCGTACGCGGGGGTGTTCGCCGGGGCGCCGGCCGCAGGGCGGGGCGCGCTGACCGCGATGGGGCTGTTGCTGCTGCTGGGCGCCTGCGCCAAATCCGCGCAGGTGCCGCTGCAGGCCTGGCTGGGTGACGCCATGGAGGGCCCCACCCCGGTGTCCGCGTTGATCCACGCCGCCACCATGGTGACCGCCGGGGTGTATCTGATCGTGCGGTCCAACCCGCTGTACAACCTCTCGCCCGACGCGCAACTGGCGGTGGTCGTCGTGGGTGCGGTCACGTTGCTGCTCGGGGCCTTCATCGGCTGCGCCAAGGACGACATCAAGCGGGCGCTGGCGGCCTCGACGATGAGCCAGATCGGTTACATGGTGCTGGCCGCGGGCCTGGGCCCGGCCGGCTACGCGTTCGCGATCATGCATCTGCTCACCCACGGCTTCTTCAAGGCCGGGCTGTTCCTGGGATCCGGCGCGGTGATCCACGCGATGGACGAAGAGCAGGACATGCGCCGCTACGGCGGCCTGCGCGCCGCGTTGCCGATCACGTTCGCCACGTTCGGCCTGGGGTACCTGGCGATCATCGGTGTGCCGCCCTTCGCGGGCTACTTCTCCAAGGACGCCATCATCGAGGCGGCGCTGGCCGCCGGCGGCGTCAGGGGTTACGTGCTGGGCGGGGCGGCGCTGCTGGGGGCGGGCGTCACCGCGTTCTACATGACCCGCGTCATGCTGATGACCTTCTTCGGTAAAAAGCGCTGGGCGCCCGGCGCCCACCCGCACGAGGCGCCCGGCCTGATGACGTGGCCCATGATCCTGCTGGCGATCGGCTCGGTGTTCTCCGGCGGCCTGCTCGCGGTCGGTGGCACCTTGGCGCGCTGGCTCGAACCGGTCGTCGGGAAACACGAAGAAGTCACCCACGCGTTCCCGGTCTGGGTCAGCAGCGCGCTGGCATTGGGTGTGGTCGCCATCGGGATCGCCGTCGCCTACCGGCTTTACGCCACCGCGGACATCCCCCGGGTGGCCCCGCTGTCGGTCTCGGCCCTGACGACGGCCGTCCGCAAGGACTTCTACGGCGATGCCCTCAACGAGGAGGTGTTCATGCGCCCCGGTGCGCAACTGACCCACGCGCTTGTCGAAGTCGACAACGCGGGCGTCGACGGCTCGGTCAACGCGCTGGCGGCGCTCGTGAGCCAGACGTCGAATCGGCTGCGAGGCCTGCAAACCGGCTTCGCCCGCAACTACGCACTGTCGATGCTGACGGGCGCGGTGCTGGTGGTCGCGCTGATCCTGGCGGTGAAACTGTGGTGA
- a CDS encoding NADH-quinone oxidoreductase subunit M, giving the protein MTSVPWLSVLWLVPLAGAVLIILMPPGLRQLAKWTGLVFGIATLAVAIVVTLGFKTGGAPYQFVEKHQWIPAFGAGYTLGVDGIAVVLVLLTAVLIPVLQIAGWNDGGQRTRGVHAYVALTLAIESMVLISVIALDVLLFYVFFEAMLIPMYFLIGGFGGGSGRSRAAVKFLLYNLFGGLIMLAAVIGLYVVTSQHGSGTFDFREIVAGVASGRYGADSAVFKALFLGFMFAFAIKAPLWPFHRWLPDAAVEATPATAVLMMAVMDKVGTFGMLRYCLQLFPDASTYFRPLIVVLAVIGVVYGAIVAIGQTDIMRLIAYTSISHFGFIILGIFVMTSQGQSGSTLYMLNHGLSTAAVFLIAGFLISRHGSRAIADYGGVQKVAPILAGTFLVSAMATLSLPGLAPFISEFLVLLGTFNRYWLAAGFGVTALVLSAVYMLWLYQRVMTGPVATGNEKIGDLRARELIVVAPLIALLLVLGIYPKPVLDIINPAVENTMTTIGQHDPKPTVPVVGNPRPAQARTAEGPR; this is encoded by the coding sequence ATGACCTCGGTTCCGTGGCTCAGCGTGCTGTGGCTGGTGCCGCTGGCCGGAGCGGTGCTGATCATCCTGATGCCACCCGGGCTGCGGCAGCTCGCCAAGTGGACGGGCCTGGTGTTCGGCATCGCGACCCTGGCGGTCGCGATCGTCGTCACCCTCGGGTTCAAGACCGGCGGCGCCCCGTATCAGTTCGTCGAAAAGCACCAGTGGATCCCGGCTTTCGGGGCCGGCTACACCCTGGGCGTCGACGGCATCGCGGTGGTGCTGGTGCTGCTGACCGCGGTGCTGATCCCGGTGCTGCAGATCGCCGGCTGGAACGACGGGGGCCAGCGCACGCGCGGCGTGCACGCCTACGTCGCGCTGACGCTGGCCATCGAATCCATGGTGCTGATCTCGGTGATCGCGTTGGACGTGCTGCTGTTCTACGTGTTCTTCGAAGCCATGCTCATCCCGATGTACTTCCTGATCGGCGGCTTCGGCGGGGGGTCGGGCCGCTCACGCGCGGCCGTGAAGTTCTTGCTGTACAACCTGTTCGGCGGGCTGATCATGCTGGCCGCGGTGATCGGGCTGTACGTGGTGACCTCGCAGCACGGGTCGGGCACGTTCGACTTCCGTGAGATCGTCGCCGGCGTCGCCTCCGGGCGCTACGGGGCGGACTCCGCGGTGTTCAAGGCGCTCTTCCTGGGCTTCATGTTCGCGTTCGCGATCAAGGCCCCGCTGTGGCCGTTCCACCGCTGGCTGCCCGACGCCGCGGTCGAGGCCACCCCAGCCACCGCGGTGCTGATGATGGCCGTGATGGACAAGGTCGGCACCTTCGGCATGCTGCGCTACTGCCTGCAGCTGTTCCCCGATGCCTCAACGTATTTCCGTCCGCTTATCGTCGTGCTGGCGGTCATCGGGGTGGTCTACGGGGCGATCGTCGCCATCGGCCAGACCGACATCATGCGCCTGATCGCCTACACGTCGATCTCGCACTTCGGGTTCATCATCCTCGGCATCTTCGTGATGACCAGCCAGGGCCAGAGCGGGTCGACGCTGTACATGCTCAATCACGGGCTGTCCACGGCGGCGGTGTTCCTGATCGCCGGCTTCCTGATCTCGCGGCACGGCAGCCGGGCGATCGCCGACTACGGCGGCGTGCAGAAGGTGGCGCCCATCTTGGCGGGCACCTTCCTGGTCTCCGCCATGGCCACCCTGTCATTGCCCGGCCTGGCCCCGTTCATCAGCGAATTCCTGGTCCTGCTGGGAACTTTCAACCGGTACTGGCTGGCCGCCGGATTCGGCGTCACCGCGCTGGTGCTGTCGGCAGTGTACATGCTGTGGCTCTACCAGCGCGTGATGACCGGGCCGGTGGCCACCGGCAACGAGAAGATCGGCGACCTGAGGGCGCGCGAATTGATCGTCGTCGCACCGTTGATCGCGCTGCTGCTCGTGCTCGGGATCTATCCCAAGCCCGTCCTCGACATCATCAATCCGGCCGTCGAGAACACCATGACCACCATCGGCCAGCACGACCCCAAACCAACGGTGCCGGTGGTGGGCAATCCCAGGCCGGCCCAAGCCCGGACCGCTGAAGGACCGCGATGA
- the nuoN gene encoding NADH-quinone oxidoreductase subunit NuoN, with product MTLPTPSIQYFLLSPTLIVFGIAVVGVLAEAFLPRRIRYAGQVTLALGGLIAAFVAVVAVSRSIKSSGRAAVLGAMAIDRPTLYLQGTVLLVAVMAVIFIAERTQTKTESKVSVATGAGGTGGLDSFTPQASAVPDSDAEREAERAGAAQTELFPLAMLSVGGMMVFSASNDLLTMFVALEVLSLPLYLMCGLARHRRLLSQEAAMKYFLLGAFSSAFFLYGVALLYGATGTLLLTGIRDALATRGDSSLALVGVALLSVGLLFKVGAVPFHSWIPDVYQGAPTPITGFMAAATKVAAFGALLRVIYVALPPLHDQWRPVLWTISILTMVVGTITAVNQTDVKRMLAYSSVAHVGFILTGVIADNHTGLSSTLFYLLAYSFSTVGAFAIVGLIRDDDGVEDAALSHWAGLGQRSPIVGVMFSMFLLAFAGIPLTSGFVSKLAVFKAAAQGGAAPLVIVGVVASGVAAYFYVRVIVSMFFTEATEDTPHVVAPGILSKAAIAVCAAVTVVLGIFPQPLLDLADHAAHLLH from the coding sequence ATGACCCTCCCCACCCCCAGCATCCAGTACTTCCTGCTGTCCCCGACCCTCATCGTGTTCGGCATCGCCGTGGTGGGGGTCCTCGCCGAAGCGTTCCTGCCCAGGCGCATCCGCTACGCCGGCCAGGTGACGCTGGCCCTCGGCGGCTTGATCGCGGCGTTCGTCGCCGTCGTCGCCGTGAGCCGCTCGATCAAGAGCTCGGGGCGGGCCGCGGTCCTGGGCGCCATGGCCATCGACCGTCCGACGCTGTACCTGCAGGGCACCGTGCTGCTGGTCGCGGTGATGGCCGTCATCTTCATCGCCGAACGGACCCAAACCAAAACGGAGAGCAAGGTTTCCGTCGCAACGGGCGCCGGCGGCACGGGAGGCCTGGACTCGTTCACCCCGCAGGCGTCGGCGGTGCCCGACAGCGACGCGGAGCGGGAGGCCGAGCGGGCCGGAGCCGCCCAGACGGAGCTCTTCCCGCTGGCGATGCTGTCGGTCGGCGGCATGATGGTCTTTTCGGCGTCCAACGACCTACTGACGATGTTCGTCGCGCTGGAAGTGTTGTCCTTGCCGCTGTACCTGATGTGCGGCCTGGCCCGCCACCGTCGCCTGCTGTCGCAGGAAGCGGCCATGAAATACTTTCTGCTGGGCGCGTTTTCGTCGGCCTTCTTCCTCTACGGTGTGGCGCTGCTCTACGGCGCGACCGGCACGCTGCTGCTGACCGGTATCCGCGACGCGCTGGCCACACGCGGCGACAGCTCGCTGGCGCTGGTCGGTGTCGCGCTGCTGTCGGTCGGTCTGCTGTTCAAGGTCGGCGCCGTTCCGTTCCACTCGTGGATTCCCGACGTGTACCAGGGCGCCCCCACCCCGATCACGGGATTCATGGCGGCGGCCACCAAGGTGGCGGCGTTCGGCGCGCTGCTTCGGGTGATCTACGTGGCGCTGCCGCCGCTGCATGACCAGTGGCGGCCGGTGCTGTGGACGATTTCCATCCTGACCATGGTGGTGGGGACCATCACCGCGGTGAACCAAACCGACGTCAAGCGGATGCTGGCCTACTCCTCGGTCGCCCACGTCGGATTCATCCTCACCGGCGTCATCGCCGACAACCACACCGGACTTTCCTCCACATTGTTCTATTTGCTCGCCTACAGCTTCAGCACCGTGGGCGCGTTCGCCATCGTGGGCCTGATTCGCGACGACGACGGTGTCGAGGATGCCGCGCTGTCGCACTGGGCCGGGCTGGGACAGCGCTCCCCCATTGTGGGCGTGATGTTTTCGATGTTCTTGTTGGCGTTCGCCGGCATCCCGCTGACCAGTGGATTCGTCAGCAAGCTCGCCGTGTTCAAGGCCGCCGCCCAGGGGGGCGCCGCGCCCCTGGTGATCGTCGGTGTGGTCGCCAGCGGTGTCGCCGCCTACTTCTACGTGCGGGTGATCGTGTCGATGTTCTTCACCGAAGCCACCGAGGACACCCCGCACGTGGTGGCGCCGGGCATCCTGAGCAAGGCCGCGATCGCGGTCTGCGCCGCGGTCACCGTGGTGTTGGGCATCTTCCCGCAGCCGCTGCTCGACCTGGCCGATCACGCCGCGCACCTGCTGCACTGA
- a CDS encoding DUF58 domain-containing protein, whose amino-acid sequence MTQGREIEFRWRASGLTRAVATCAGFAMAAAVIGARWQLIAFAAPLLGVLCSISWQRRVPEIRVHGEPDAQRCFESEQAHLRVWISGEEQGLSAARLTVPDVEGMELEIADADAGRAKTVAATAQRWGRYRIAARVEVIARGGLLTGTGVVDAAEVIVFPLTPPQATPIPQIELLDRLGAHLTRHVGPGVEYADIRPYVPGDQLRAVNWPVSARRGQLHVTERLTDRAADVVVLIDGYRQPAGPATVATERVVRGAAQVVQTALRHGDRAGIVALGGNRPRWLGADIGQRQFYRVLDTVLGAGDRFERTTGTLAPRAAVPAGAIVIAFSTLLDTEFALALIDLRRRGHVVLAVDILDSSPFEDDQDPLVDRMWVLQRSSMYRDMATVGVDIVSWRGESGLEQSMGVLPDRRRRVRGRLRG is encoded by the coding sequence GTGACGCAGGGCCGCGAGATCGAGTTTCGCTGGCGCGCATCGGGATTGACGCGCGCGGTTGCCACCTGCGCGGGGTTCGCGATGGCCGCGGCCGTCATCGGCGCCCGGTGGCAGCTGATCGCGTTCGCGGCGCCGCTGCTCGGCGTGCTGTGTTCGATCAGCTGGCAGCGGCGGGTGCCGGAAATTCGCGTGCACGGCGAGCCCGACGCCCAGCGATGCTTCGAAAGCGAGCAGGCGCACCTGCGGGTGTGGATCAGCGGGGAAGAACAAGGGTTGTCGGCCGCCCGGCTCACGGTCCCGGACGTGGAGGGGATGGAGCTCGAGATCGCCGATGCCGATGCGGGCCGGGCGAAGACGGTCGCGGCCACGGCGCAGCGCTGGGGACGGTACCGGATCGCGGCCCGCGTCGAGGTGATCGCACGCGGTGGGCTGCTCACCGGCACCGGCGTTGTCGACGCCGCCGAGGTCATCGTGTTTCCGCTGACGCCGCCGCAGGCCACGCCCATCCCGCAGATCGAGTTGCTCGACCGGCTGGGCGCCCACCTGACCCGGCACGTCGGCCCCGGGGTGGAATACGCCGACATTCGTCCCTACGTGCCGGGAGACCAACTGCGCGCGGTGAATTGGCCGGTGAGCGCGCGCCGCGGCCAGCTGCACGTCACGGAGCGGTTGACCGACCGCGCGGCGGACGTGGTCGTGCTGATCGACGGGTATCGGCAGCCGGCGGGTCCGGCGACCGTAGCCACCGAACGGGTCGTCCGGGGCGCGGCGCAAGTGGTGCAAACCGCCCTGCGGCACGGTGATCGGGCCGGGATCGTCGCGCTCGGGGGCAACCGTCCGCGCTGGCTCGGCGCCGACATCGGGCAGCGCCAGTTCTATCGGGTGCTCGACACCGTGCTCGGTGCCGGTGACCGATTCGAGCGCACCACGGGCACGCTGGCGCCGCGCGCGGCGGTGCCTGCCGGGGCGATCGTCATCGCGTTCTCCACGCTGCTCGACACCGAATTCGCGCTCGCCCTCATCGATCTGCGGAGGCGGGGCCATGTCGTGTTGGCCGTGGACATCCTCGACAGTTCGCCGTTCGAAGACGATCAGGATCCGTTGGTCGATCGGATGTGGGTGCTGCAGCGCTCCTCGATGTATCGCGACATGGCCACCGTCGGTGTGGACATCGTGTCGTGGCGGGGCGAGAGCGGCCTCGAGCAGTCGATGGGTGTGCTGCCCGATCGCCGCCGCCGGGTGCGCGGGAGGCTGCGTGGATAG
- a CDS encoding AAA family ATPase, translated as MTLPAATTTAHCEAILDEIERVVVGKRAALKLILTAVLARGHILIEDLPGLGKTLIARSFAAALGLQFTRVQFTPDLLPADLLGSTIYDMQSGRFAFRPGPIFTNLLLADEINRTPPKTQAALLEAMAERQVSIDGETHQLSRPFIVLATDNPIEYEGTYPLPEAQLDRFAIRLELRYLSERDETSMLRRRLERGSAEPTVNQVVDAHDLLAMRESVEQVTVHEDVLHYVVSLANATRHHPQVAVGASPRAELDLVQLARARALLLGRDYVIPEDVKALATAAVAHRITLRPEMWVRKIQGADVIGELLHRLPVPRTGASPGDTG; from the coding sequence ATGACGCTGCCGGCAGCAACCACGACCGCACACTGCGAGGCGATCCTCGACGAAATAGAACGCGTGGTGGTGGGCAAGCGCGCCGCGCTCAAGCTCATCCTGACCGCCGTTCTCGCGCGCGGTCACATCCTCATCGAGGACCTGCCGGGCCTGGGCAAGACGCTGATCGCGAGATCCTTTGCGGCCGCGCTGGGGCTGCAATTCACCCGTGTGCAGTTCACCCCCGACCTGCTGCCGGCGGACCTGCTCGGGTCGACGATCTACGACATGCAGTCGGGGCGCTTCGCGTTCCGGCCCGGACCGATCTTCACCAACCTGTTGCTCGCCGACGAGATCAATCGCACGCCACCGAAAACCCAGGCGGCGCTGCTGGAGGCGATGGCCGAACGACAGGTCAGCATCGACGGCGAAACACACCAGCTGTCACGGCCTTTCATCGTTCTGGCCACCGACAACCCGATCGAGTACGAGGGCACGTATCCGCTGCCCGAGGCGCAGCTCGACCGATTCGCGATCCGGCTGGAACTGCGGTATCTCTCCGAACGCGACGAGACCTCGATGTTGCGGCGGCGCCTCGAACGCGGATCGGCCGAGCCGACCGTCAATCAGGTCGTGGACGCGCACGACCTGCTGGCGATGCGGGAATCGGTCGAGCAGGTGACCGTGCACGAAGACGTCCTGCACTACGTGGTCTCGCTGGCCAACGCGACGCGGCACCACCCGCAGGTCGCGGTCGGGGCCAGCCCGCGCGCCGAACTCGACCTGGTCCAGCTCGCCCGCGCCCGCGCGCTGCTGCTCGGCCGCGACTACGTGATCCCCGAGGACGTCAAGGCGCTCGCCACCGCGGCGGTCGCGCACCGCATCACCTTGCGCCCGGAGATGTGGGTGCGAAAGATCCAGGGCGCCGACGTCATCGGGGAGCTGCTGCACCGGCTGCCGGTGCCGCGCACCGGCGCGAGCCCGGGGGACACCGGATGA